In Parus major isolate Abel chromosome 1, Parus_major1.1, whole genome shotgun sequence, the following proteins share a genomic window:
- the RAB30 gene encoding ras-related protein Rab-30, with product MSMEDYDFLFKIVLIGNAGVGKTCLVRRFTQGLFPPGQGATIGVDFMIKTVEINGEKVKLQIWDTAGQERFRSITQSYYRSANALILTYDITCEESFRCLPEWLREIEQYASNKVITVLVGNKIDLADKREVSQQRAAEFSEAQDMYYLETSAKESDNVEKLFLDLACRLISEARQNTLVNNVSSPLPGEGKSISYLTCCNFN from the exons ATGAGTATGGAAGATTATGATTTCCTcttcaaaattgttttaatcGGCAACGCCGGGGTGGGGAAGACCTGCTTAGTCCGTCGCTTCACTCAG ggGCTTTTCCCACCAGGGCAAGGAGCCACGATTGGGGTTGACTTTATGATTAAAACTGTGGAGATAAACGGTGAAAAAGTAAAG CTGCAGATCTGGGACACGGCAGGCCAGGAGCGGTTCCGATCCATCACGCAGAGCTACTATCGCAGCGCCAACGCGCTGATCCTCACCTATGACATCACCTGCGAGGAGTCCTTCCGGTGCCTGCCCGAGTGGCTGCGGGAGATCGAGCAGTACGCCAGCAACAAGGTCATCACCGTGCTCGTGG GTAATAAGATTGATTTAGCTGATAAGAGGGAAGTCTCCCAGCAAAGAGCTGCAGAGTTTTCTGAAGCACAGGACATGTACTATCTGGAAACATCAGCAAAAGAATCGGATAACGTGGAAAAACTCTTCCTGGACTTGGCCTGCCGTTTGATCAGTGAGGCACGACAGAATACCCTTGTGAACAATGTCTCATCCCCCTTaccaggagaggggaaaagtaTCAGCTACTTGACTtgctgtaattttaattaa